In one Corallococcus sp. EGB genomic region, the following are encoded:
- a CDS encoding PAS domain-containing sensor histidine kinase produces the protein MKLAHEQDAHEQKSRVPHDLRILWLGVLAGLPAVLVTLALLWTGDFTAKVRWTLSVLVVGVHAGACLALRERVVRPLHTVAGLLAALREGDYSVRGRGGHVGDPLGEVLLEVNALGDTLREQRLGALEAGALLGQVMEAIDVAVLAFDASGTLKLVNRAGARLVGLPRAQLLGQRADSLGWSELLEGPAPRRLTRVFAQQDGGPYELWRGSFREGGQPHQLVVLTDLRLALREEEREAWRRLVRVLSHEINNSLTPIQSIADALRDTLALVPRPEDWEEDARHGLGIIARRAEALSRFMSAHARLARLPPPSLGPVEVEPWVRRVAALEPRRPVAVRPGPGLTVPGDGDQLEHLLINLVRNAVDAVLSDGGSGGVWVSWAVHTPGAVEVWVEDEGPGLADTSNLFVPFFTTKPQGSGIGLALSRQIAEAHGGSLRLENRTDGRGCRARLRLPLDAPRA, from the coding sequence ATGAAGCTCGCGCACGAACAGGACGCGCACGAACAGAAGTCGCGCGTGCCGCACGACCTGCGCATCCTGTGGCTCGGGGTCCTCGCGGGGCTGCCCGCGGTCCTCGTGACGCTCGCGCTCCTCTGGACGGGGGACTTCACCGCGAAGGTCCGCTGGACGCTGTCCGTGCTCGTGGTGGGCGTTCACGCCGGAGCATGCCTGGCGCTCCGCGAGCGCGTCGTGCGGCCCCTGCACACCGTCGCGGGCCTGCTGGCCGCGCTGCGCGAAGGGGACTACTCCGTGCGCGGCCGGGGCGGACACGTGGGAGACCCGCTCGGGGAGGTGCTCCTGGAGGTCAACGCCCTGGGCGACACCCTGCGCGAACAGCGCCTGGGCGCGCTGGAGGCCGGCGCGCTGCTGGGGCAGGTGATGGAGGCCATCGACGTCGCGGTGCTCGCCTTCGACGCCAGCGGCACGCTCAAGCTGGTGAACCGGGCGGGCGCCCGGCTCGTGGGCCTCCCGCGAGCGCAGCTCCTGGGGCAGCGCGCGGACTCCCTCGGCTGGAGCGAGCTGCTGGAGGGCCCCGCTCCCCGCCGCCTCACCCGCGTCTTCGCGCAACAGGACGGCGGCCCCTACGAGCTGTGGCGAGGCTCCTTCCGCGAAGGAGGCCAACCCCACCAGCTCGTCGTGCTCACCGACCTGCGTCTGGCATTGCGCGAGGAAGAACGGGAAGCCTGGCGCCGGCTGGTCCGCGTCCTCAGCCACGAAATCAACAACTCCCTCACCCCCATCCAATCCATCGCGGACGCGCTGCGAGACACCCTCGCCCTGGTGCCGCGCCCCGAGGACTGGGAGGAGGACGCCCGTCACGGCCTGGGCATCATCGCCCGCCGCGCGGAGGCCCTGTCGCGCTTCATGTCCGCGCACGCGCGGCTCGCGCGCCTGCCCCCGCCCAGCCTGGGGCCCGTGGAGGTGGAGCCCTGGGTCCGTCGAGTGGCCGCCCTGGAGCCGCGTCGCCCCGTCGCCGTGCGCCCGGGCCCCGGCCTCACCGTGCCCGGAGACGGAGACCAGCTGGAGCACTTGCTCATCAACCTGGTCCGCAACGCCGTGGACGCGGTCCTGTCGGACGGAGGCTCGGGCGGTGTCTGGGTTTCCTGGGCGGTGCACACGCCCGGCGCCGTGGAGGTCTGGGTGGAGGACGAAGGCCCCGGCCTCGCCGACACGTCGAACCTCTTCGTGCCCTTCTTCACCACCAAGCCCCAGGGCAGCGGCATCGGCCTGGCGCTCAGCCGGCAGATCGCCGAAGCGCACGGTGGCAGCCTGCGCCTGGAGAACCGCACCGACGGCCGGGGCTGCCGCGCGAGGCTCAGGCTCCCGCTGGACGCTCCGCGCGCGTGA
- a CDS encoding TonB-dependent receptor domain-containing protein, whose product MLLPPLAVRLVLAVVLLSGAVARAQGVPSATSEPRAVEVDVHATDAGQALSAEDAVRLGLSPDAGDATLVPPVLTAEAPASWPEGLEGTPGEVELELRVDVDGRVAEVKVVRAAAEPRLTDAALAAAPGLRFTPATLGGTPVAVRLPFVYRFTPPVQVPASDTRVTGEVRARGTRRPLTDAALFLDGAPEPAATTDAQGRFTVDVTPGTHTLEVRAPGHATTAFTETLTQGQTLQVIYRLQPREVNPYETVVRDERPRTEVTRISLHEQEIREVPGTLGDPFRVVMLMPGVGSLASGISYPVVRGSQPAATGFFLDGVRIPMLYHLLLGPAVVHPDFIDTVDFYSGAPPVQYGRVLGGAVEGRLSRPREDRLHFTAYADLINAGGFIEQPFESTGTSVSLAGRISYTALLISLAANTFQSSDAEKVRAGFWDYQARIEQKVGQGRLRLFALGSSDDVGVAPELRDAADGGGVVSRFHRIDLRGTHPVAGGEGEVGVTLGWDGLGLTGERTRDTGRELIREQVGEYSLSQASVSARAGWRRTLTSSLDLTLGADVEHRRSATVLAGTARPPGWRPSDDADPLKRPSALATFSGAYASATWKPSERWSVTPGLRVDAYHLVPGMTFTAVEPRLAVRHALTETLTLKGGAGLYHQPPTVLVHVPAIDTASLRYGLQSGAQLDVGAEWKAFEGLELSADAYFNPLFRAVEFDLKDVAENRRRRLSLDTDPATTGYAYGFDLMARHPLGRHWFGWVSYSFLQSRRKARFSRFSDDNKVLETVEGTLPFAFEQAHTFNAALSYKFGNNWTVGTVVHFNTGRPETGQITSQTQRWVPDGDGTNRWVRQDLDRTQRLAPFFRVDARIAKSWAYQDFTLDASLDVLNLSAQQEVVAYEYRDESDFDPNNPRGTHPVRAPIRIPVILPLFGLKATY is encoded by the coding sequence ATGCTCCTCCCCCCCCTCGCTGTCCGCCTGGTGCTGGCGGTCGTGCTGCTGTCCGGCGCGGTTGCTCGCGCGCAGGGCGTGCCCTCCGCCACCAGCGAGCCTCGCGCCGTGGAGGTGGACGTCCATGCCACTGACGCGGGTCAGGCCCTCTCCGCCGAGGACGCCGTCCGCCTGGGCCTGTCCCCCGACGCGGGGGACGCGACGCTCGTCCCGCCGGTCCTCACCGCGGAGGCGCCCGCCTCCTGGCCGGAAGGCTTGGAAGGTACGCCTGGCGAGGTGGAGCTGGAGCTTCGGGTGGACGTGGACGGCCGCGTCGCGGAGGTGAAGGTGGTGCGCGCCGCCGCCGAGCCGCGCCTCACCGACGCGGCGCTCGCCGCGGCCCCGGGCCTGCGCTTCACCCCGGCCACCCTGGGCGGCACGCCCGTGGCGGTGCGCCTGCCGTTCGTCTACCGCTTCACGCCGCCCGTGCAGGTCCCCGCCTCCGACACTCGCGTCACCGGCGAGGTGCGCGCGCGCGGCACGCGCCGCCCGCTGACGGACGCGGCGCTCTTCCTGGACGGCGCGCCCGAGCCCGCCGCCACCACGGACGCACAGGGCCGCTTCACGGTGGACGTGACGCCGGGCACGCACACGCTGGAGGTCCGCGCGCCGGGCCACGCGACGACCGCGTTCACGGAGACGCTGACGCAGGGCCAGACGCTCCAGGTCATCTACCGGCTCCAGCCTCGCGAGGTGAACCCCTACGAGACCGTGGTGCGCGACGAGCGCCCGCGCACGGAGGTGACGCGCATCAGCCTGCACGAGCAGGAGATCCGCGAGGTGCCCGGCACCCTGGGTGACCCGTTCCGCGTGGTGATGCTGATGCCGGGCGTGGGCAGCCTCGCGTCCGGCATCAGCTACCCGGTGGTGCGCGGCAGCCAGCCCGCCGCCACGGGCTTCTTCCTGGACGGCGTGCGCATCCCGATGCTGTACCACCTGCTGCTCGGGCCCGCGGTGGTGCACCCGGACTTCATCGACACCGTGGACTTCTACTCGGGCGCGCCGCCGGTGCAGTACGGCCGCGTGCTGGGCGGCGCGGTGGAGGGGCGCCTCAGCCGCCCGCGCGAGGACCGGCTGCACTTCACCGCGTACGCGGACCTGATCAACGCGGGCGGCTTCATCGAACAGCCCTTCGAGTCCACCGGCACCAGCGTCAGCCTCGCGGGCCGCATCAGCTACACCGCGCTGCTCATCTCGCTGGCGGCCAATACCTTCCAGAGCTCGGACGCGGAGAAGGTGCGCGCGGGCTTCTGGGACTACCAGGCGCGCATCGAGCAGAAGGTGGGCCAGGGCCGCCTGCGCCTGTTCGCGCTCGGCAGCTCCGACGACGTGGGCGTCGCGCCGGAGCTGCGGGACGCCGCGGACGGAGGCGGCGTCGTGTCGCGCTTCCACCGCATCGACCTGCGCGGCACGCACCCCGTGGCGGGCGGCGAGGGCGAGGTGGGCGTCACGCTGGGCTGGGACGGACTGGGCCTCACCGGCGAACGGACGCGCGACACCGGAAGGGAGCTGATCCGCGAGCAGGTGGGCGAGTACAGCCTGAGTCAGGCGAGCGTCTCCGCTCGCGCGGGATGGCGCCGGACGCTGACGTCCTCACTGGACCTGACCCTGGGCGCGGACGTGGAGCACCGTCGCTCCGCCACCGTGCTCGCCGGCACCGCGCGGCCTCCAGGGTGGCGCCCCTCGGACGACGCGGATCCGCTCAAGCGCCCGAGCGCGCTGGCCACCTTCTCCGGCGCGTATGCGTCCGCCACGTGGAAGCCCTCGGAGCGCTGGTCCGTGACGCCGGGCCTGCGCGTGGACGCGTACCACCTGGTGCCGGGCATGACCTTCACCGCGGTGGAGCCGCGCCTGGCCGTGCGCCACGCGCTGACGGAGACCCTCACGCTCAAGGGCGGCGCGGGCCTGTACCACCAGCCCCCCACCGTGCTCGTGCACGTGCCCGCCATCGACACCGCGAGCCTGCGCTACGGCCTCCAGTCCGGCGCGCAGCTCGACGTGGGCGCGGAGTGGAAGGCCTTCGAGGGGCTGGAGCTGAGCGCGGACGCGTACTTCAACCCGCTGTTCCGCGCGGTGGAGTTCGACCTGAAGGACGTGGCGGAGAACCGCCGCCGCCGGCTCAGCCTGGACACGGACCCCGCCACCACCGGCTACGCCTATGGCTTCGACCTGATGGCCCGACACCCGCTGGGCCGCCACTGGTTCGGCTGGGTGTCCTACAGCTTCCTGCAGAGCAGGCGGAAGGCGCGCTTCTCCCGCTTCAGCGACGACAACAAGGTCCTGGAGACGGTGGAGGGCACGCTGCCCTTCGCCTTCGAACAGGCGCACACGTTCAACGCCGCGCTCAGCTACAAGTTCGGCAACAACTGGACCGTGGGCACGGTGGTGCACTTCAACACCGGCCGCCCGGAGACGGGGCAGATCACCTCCCAGACGCAGCGCTGGGTGCCGGACGGCGACGGCACGAACCGTTGGGTGCGGCAGGACCTGGACCGCACCCAGCGACTGGCGCCGTTCTTCCGCGTGGACGCGCGCATCGCGAAGTCGTGGGCCTACCAGGACTTCACCCTGGATGCGTCGCTCGACGTGCTCAACCTCTCCGCGCAGCAGGAGGTGGTGGCCTACGAGTACCGGGACGAGTCCGACTTCGACCCCAACAACCCCCGGGGCACCCATCCCGTCCGCGCCCCCATCCGCATCCCCGTCATCCTCCCGCTCTTCGGGCTCAAGGCGACCTACTGA
- a CDS encoding GRAS family protein gives MRTVKDELLLRAMDHALSARTVEAVEALAALYRLLDAERIPEDENYAVFATALSRRLEGATGALHPYRASEVDGGAPQIELFRRLMKHLPLASAADAVANALLADFLSGHAEATLLDVGIGQGRQECNLLRALARAGALPRHLMVVGVDPGGAALVEARDAVLAVAEEVGLSLEFVKLESPVEDLDAATWAALRSVRRPLVVNAAFALHHIAERETSGVEARDAVLARLASLGPVGMVLCEPHVDHHRAPARERLKNAWHHFSRVFQLLDTLDVPGAERRAIKRFFGREVDDIVGTVNDAERCERHELASAWWERLQRAGFAPRGGLEAVCPGDVHPAVGLLKGDAGTVGITFRGDVLVSVLAAVPGEGA, from the coding sequence ATGCGCACGGTGAAGGATGAACTGCTGCTCCGGGCGATGGATCATGCGTTGTCGGCGCGAACGGTGGAGGCGGTGGAAGCGCTGGCGGCGCTCTATCGGTTGCTGGACGCGGAGCGCATTCCCGAGGACGAGAACTACGCCGTGTTCGCCACCGCGCTGTCGCGCCGGTTGGAGGGGGCGACGGGGGCGCTGCATCCGTACCGGGCCTCGGAGGTGGACGGAGGCGCGCCGCAGATTGAGTTGTTCCGGCGCTTGATGAAGCACCTGCCGCTGGCCTCGGCGGCGGACGCGGTGGCGAACGCGCTGCTGGCGGACTTCCTGAGCGGGCACGCGGAGGCGACGCTGCTGGACGTGGGAATTGGCCAGGGGCGGCAGGAGTGCAACCTGCTGCGGGCGCTGGCGAGGGCGGGCGCGCTGCCCCGGCACCTGATGGTGGTGGGGGTGGACCCCGGCGGCGCGGCCCTGGTGGAGGCGCGCGACGCGGTGCTGGCGGTGGCGGAGGAGGTGGGGCTGTCGCTCGAGTTCGTGAAGCTGGAGTCGCCGGTGGAGGACCTGGACGCGGCGACGTGGGCGGCGCTGCGCTCGGTGCGCCGGCCGCTGGTGGTGAACGCGGCGTTCGCGCTGCACCACATCGCGGAGAGGGAGACGTCGGGAGTGGAGGCGCGCGACGCGGTGCTGGCGCGGCTGGCGTCGCTGGGGCCGGTGGGCATGGTGCTGTGCGAGCCCCACGTGGACCACCACCGCGCTCCAGCGCGTGAGCGATTGAAGAACGCATGGCACCACTTCTCCCGCGTGTTCCAGTTGCTGGATACGCTGGACGTGCCGGGCGCGGAGCGGCGCGCCATCAAGCGGTTCTTCGGCCGGGAGGTGGACGACATCGTGGGCACGGTGAACGACGCGGAGCGGTGCGAGCGCCATGAGCTGGCCTCGGCCTGGTGGGAGCGGTTGCAGCGCGCGGGCTTCGCGCCGCGAGGCGGGCTGGAGGCGGTGTGCCCCGGCGACGTGCATCCGGCGGTGGGGCTGCTCAAGGGGGACGCGGGCACGGTGGGCATCACCTTCCGGGGCGATGTGCTGGTGTCGGTGCTGGCGGCGGTGCCGGGGGAGGGCGCGTGA
- a CDS encoding CinA family protein: MSELEALAPKVIASCRKADVRLALAEACTGGLMIAALTEVPGASAVVERGFVPYSNESKGEQLGVPLALLQAHGSVSAEAVEAMAAGALERSWADWAVAETGIAGPGGGTEAKPVGLVFIAVQRRGRGAVVERHQFEGDRRQVRHAAAARGLALLLEELGVES, translated from the coding sequence GTGAGCGAACTGGAGGCGTTGGCGCCGAAGGTCATCGCGAGCTGCCGGAAGGCCGACGTGCGGCTGGCATTGGCGGAGGCGTGTACGGGAGGCCTGATGATCGCGGCGCTGACGGAGGTGCCGGGGGCGTCGGCGGTGGTGGAGCGTGGGTTCGTGCCGTACTCGAACGAGTCGAAGGGTGAGCAGCTGGGCGTGCCGCTGGCGCTATTGCAGGCGCACGGGTCGGTGAGCGCGGAAGCGGTGGAGGCGATGGCGGCGGGGGCGCTGGAGCGTTCGTGGGCGGACTGGGCGGTGGCGGAGACGGGCATCGCGGGGCCTGGGGGCGGGACGGAGGCGAAGCCGGTGGGGCTGGTGTTCATCGCGGTACAGCGGCGGGGGAGGGGCGCGGTGGTGGAGCGTCACCAGTTCGAGGGGGACCGGCGCCAGGTGCGGCACGCCGCGGCGGCGCGGGGACTGGCCCTCCTTTTGGAGGAGCTGGGCGTGGAGTCCTGA